In Aspergillus oryzae RIB40 DNA, chromosome 6, one genomic interval encodes:
- a CDS encoding type II 3-dehydroquinate dehydratase (3-dehydroquinate dehydratase II) gives MGKSILLINGPNLNLLGTREPHIYGSTTLADVEASSKAHAASLGATLETYQSNHEGAIVDRIQAARGNVDGIVINPGAYTHTSVAIRDALVGVDIPFIELHWNMWL, from the exons CAATCCTCCTCATTAACGGCCCCAACCTTAACCTCCTGGGTACTCGTGAACCTCATATCTACGGCTCAACCACTCTCGCAGATGTCGAAGCCTCAAGCAAAGCCCACGCTGCTTCATTAGGAGCTACTTTGGAAACCTATCAGTCCAATCACGAAGGCGCAATCGTTGATCGCATCCAAGCTGCTCGGGGTAATGTTGACGGAATCGTTATCAACCCTGGCGCATACACACATACTTCGGTCGCTATTCGGGACGCCTTGGTGGGAGTGGATATTCCTTTTATCGAGCTACAT TGGAACATGTGGCTGTGA
- a CDS encoding putative C6 transcription factor QutA (predicted protein) encodes MSSDMRQASGSSKAKRRLIDADDDNRPNTAADEHASNPKRQRVSRACDSCRSKKDKCDGVQPVCSTCASLSRPCTYKANPKKRGLPTGYIRTLELLWGLVFCKIKGSEDVVRALLKAANMPSHLSTMGKEAEGSDTLLFSWKNSAVLRDVERMLSLLEQPEDEQDKELRAPGDNDSPQDAEGSSVLSSDTLEWYIPEGLGDGRESSLAAGPSPIKTPTIGATAKSHLTRNTRDSGTQTPSPNDATEDPRILVTHPPSLSQSILHSSDSISKYPPRLPSNTWALIDIYFTYTQCWFPILEKHDILRTAFRHSEDDIPVPATSAGSGNHAALWAVLALASIQEASITATRQLPQAPSDRPNPKQLYATAKSLIPGEEGAYDIGHVQALLILSLIKLGQQEWAAAWVLVGQAVRISQCLRLDRPPSTQSINGDGLKSSGRAKHVFLGCFVLETIVAMQTDQTPSLRKSDLMKIGPINEDGLEEWHPWEDQTGLRPVGLSRGNFHRGPLHALSTFNRLVSLICILNDLCCFKQSMTSSASQLDVLERQLQIYISALPKSYRVDVQANSAKPASPHIFGLEMMYEGVVATLSLQFAVQKNDTNVQEAVHKGRATESSKKLLLLLQTYMETYSLSATFPTFGMVLSLSAPQEAETRNSPLLFDLDSGLKQKLRSFTSHLATVWLVQEKATSGVRMTMTPSVPSMSATQRPRSLTNPTSADQNSFHLSEIPIPGNATRRAGAIDSTHLDISAADPLLSNSWMRTASNAEDNAALSLPTPASSVNINRGVTETLQQASQPREPTSHRQHASISSSTRPINGAASLPDLNSFQPLQYQTPYSEQNTNIGSFLDMDRYGSLHRPRIAPDLDALFDELASLDGTEK; translated from the coding sequence ATGAGCAGCGACATGCGCCAAGCCTCCGGCAGCAGCAAAGCTAAACGACGACTGATTGACGCCGACGACGATAACAGACCGAATACTGCTGCAGATGAGCATGCCTCTAACCCTAAGAGACAGCGGGTATCGCGCGCCTGCGACAGCTGTCGGtcaaaaaaagataaatgCGATGGGGTCCAACCAGTGTGTTCAACCTGTGCTTCACTGTCCAGGCCCTGCACATACAAGGCTAATCCCAAAAAGAGGGGCTTACCAACCGGCTATATTCGCACACTCGAATTGCTATGGGGTCTCGTGTTCTGCAAAATAAAGGGCAGTGAGGATGTGGTCCGCGCGTTGTTGAAGGCAGCCAATATGCCAAGTCATTTGTCTACGATGGGCAAAGAGGCTGAGGGATCCGACacacttctcttctcgtgGAAGAATAGTGCCGTCCTTAGAGATGTTGAGAGGATGTTGAGCTTGTTAGAGCAGCCGGAGGACGAGCAAGATAAAGAGCTACGAGCACCTGGAGACAATGATTCTCCTCAAGACGCTGAAGGCAGCAGTGTGCTCTCTTCCGATACCCTCGAGTGGTATATACCTGAAGGCCTAGGTGATGGAAGGGAGAGTTCGTTGGCTGCAGGGCCGTCACCCATCAAAACACCTACAATTGGAGCAACCGCCAAAAGCCATCTGACACGCAATACGCGAGACTCCGGCACCCAAACACCCTCCCCGAATGACGCGACGGAAGATCCTAGAATACTAGTCACTCATCCACCATCGCTGTCTCAGTCCATCCTTCATTCATCTGATAGTATTTCGAAATACCCGCCTCGCCTCCCCTCTAATACTTGGGCATTGATTGACATATACTTTACATATACACAGTGTTGGTTTCCAATACTCGAAAAacatgatatccttcgcaCTGCATTTCGTCACTCTGAGGATGACATCCCCGTTCCGGCTACGTCTGCTGGCTCTGGCAATCATGCGGCACTATGGGCAGTTCTAGCTCTTGCATCTATCCAGGAGGCCTCGATTACCGCAACCCGTCAACTGCCGCAAGCTCCGAGCGACCGGCCAAATCCTAAACAGCTGTACGCAACAGCCAAAAGTCTAAttcctggagaagaaggtgcCTATGATATTGGTCATGTCCAAGCATTGCTGATCTTGTCACTTATCAAACTTGGTCAACAAGAGTGGGCAGCTGCATGGGTGCTTGTAGGACAGGCCGTTCGCATTTCACAGTGTCTGAGACTGGATCGCCCTCCCAGCACCCAATCGATTAATGGAGATGGGTTAAAGAGCTCGGGGCGAGCGAAACATGTGTTTTTAGGCTGCTTTGTGCTTGAGACTATAGTTGCGATGCAAACTGACCAAACCCCGTCATTGCGCAAGAGTGACCTGATGAAGATTGGCCCAATTAATGAAGATGGTctggaagaatggcatcCTTGGGAAGATCAAACTGGCCTTCGTCCGGTCGGGTTATCACGAGGCAATTTCCATCGCGGGCCGCTCCATGCATTGAGTACTTTTAACCGACTTGTCTCGTTGATATGCATTCTGAACGACCTGTGCTGTTTCAAGCAATCTATGACTAGCTCTGCCTCACAGCTAGATGTGCTGGAACGCCAACTACAAATCTATATCTCGGCTCTTCCTAAAAGTTATCGTGTTGATGTGCAAGCGAACTCAGCGAAGCCAGCTTCACCTCACATCTTTGGACTCGAGATGATGTATGAAGGCGTCGTTGCTACTCTGAGTTTGCAGTTCGCAGTCCAGAAAAACGACACCAACGTACAAGAGGCGGTACACAAGGGGCGCGCCACAGAAAGCTCAAAAAAATTACTATTATTACTTCAAACGTATATGGAGACTTACAGTCTCTCTGCCACTTTCCCTACCTTTGGTATGGTTCTCTCGCTTAGCGCGCCCCAAGAGGCCGAAACACGCAATTCGCCTTTATTGTTTGATCTTGACTCTGGCTTAAAGCAGAAATTGCGATCCTTTACCTCACATCTCGCGACTGTGTGGCTTGTCCAAGAGAAGGCCACGTCGGGTGTACGTATGACAATGACGCCAAGTGTGCCATCGATGTCCGCAACCCAGCGACCACGAAGCCTGACTAATCCAACCTCGGCTGATCAGAATTCTTTCCACCTTTCTGAGATACCAATCCCGGGTAATGCAACAAGGAGAGCTGGGGCAATAGACAGTACACACCTAGACATTAGTGCAGCTGATCCACTTCTTTCGAACTCCTGGATGCGAACGGCATCAAATGCCGAGGACAATGCAGCATTGTCTTTACCAACACCTGCCTCATCGGTGAATATTAACCGGGGAGTAACGGAAACGTTACAGCAAGCCTCTCAACCGAGGGAGCCTACTTCTCATAGGCAGCAcgcttcaatatcttcatccacaAGGCCGATAAACGGAGCGGCTTCGTTACCAGACCTGAATTCGTTCCAGCCTTTACAATATCAAACTCCATACAGTGAACAGAATACTAATATTGGGTCCTTTCTTGACATGGACAGATACGGGTCTCTCCACCGACCGCGGATCGCCCCCGATCTTGATGCATTATTTGATGAGTTAGCATCGTTGGATGGTACCGAAAAGTGA
- a CDS encoding putative quinate pathway repressor protein QutR (pentafunctional AROM protein), which produces MSILVRPPKRKLSEIEGLEERNRLSYSGRYPSATPSSHLSSERNSGKDVGYPIITAYPLAEPAEATRESSSRELNSSRASPVSFDGPFQVQRKFAPNVSIVLVGIRGTGKSSLAVILAATSGRRLIDADRYFQQVTGRSRASFKKERGITEYRQQEARVMENMLSEHKEGWVIACGPGSMERSGQMLLREYAKTHPVIHIIRDPESIQAYLQAWDTDKVRRFLELSGPIYRACSNLEFFNVSETGHGDLTLGKNGQHHSQLELEVDQRSQTFTPFLTLKRLQRDFVRFIAFATGNATDLSNQHASFPLSTQPVETRVFTYAVSVPISTLFTRDLNIEDLESTADAFELKIDVTEGPSSRLGLESTLADRISQTMATIRRNIVVPLIYHVESDVGLVGSASPHNEPLHCSSTAYLNLMHHGLRLAPDFITVDLSYDDGVLSQIIAAKGSSKVIGHFASVQYVEQGWDGPVYLELYERAKRLGCDIVRLTQPASSMDDNHAVQRFRHRIQALPGPQLPLIAYNSGSLGRLSCCFNPILTPVINEALLPETQTKNLPCLTLREAQEALYASFALDPMQFFVFGANVTYSLSPAMHNAAYKACGMPHVYSLHQSPSLRGLNELVANPNFGGTSVSLPYKTEAIPLLHSMSPHARAIGAVNTLIPIRDLEDSALVSKGSSLYLEKSRAGPIKGLHGDNTDWIGICNCLRRGLSPANAIRPSSTGLVIGSGGMARAAVYSMIHLGVQNIFVWNRTFASAEKLAYHYNRQNLPTHSNNAPTTHSTVHVLRSLQDTWPANYNPPTVICSCIPAHSIGGQPAPNFRIPSQWLGSPTGGVVVELAYKPLDTPLVKQMRALSHRGWVALDGLDVLPEQGFAQFELFTGRRAPRRLMRTIVLQEYKAEEGQDDQNAIQSRLESLDGQPT; this is translated from the exons ATGTCTATACTCGTGAGACCACCAAAGCGTAAATTATCCGAAATCGAAGGGCTTGAGGAAAGGAATAGACTATCATACAGTGGTCGCTACCCAAGTGCTACCCCCAGTTCACATCTGTCATCGGAACGGAATTCTGGAAAAGATGTCGGGTACCCGATCATCACCGCCTACCCTCTGGCAGAGCCCGCAGAGGCTACTAGAGAGTCGTCTTCGCGTGAGCTGAACTCCAGTAGGGCGTCACCTGTATCCTTCGACGGGCCCTTCCAGGTACAGAGGAAATTCGCACCAAACGTTTCCATAGTGCTAGTTGGAATTCGTGGCACTGGCAAATCCAGTCTTGCGGTCATCCTGGCAGCAACTTCCGGAAGACGTTTAATTGATGCCGATCGCTATTTCCAGCAAGTAACAGGGCGTTCACGTGCCTCTTTCAAGAAGGAACGTGGAATTACCGAGTATCGTCAACAGGAAGCGAGAGTTATGGAAAATATGCTATCGGAACATAAAGAAGGGTGGGTCATCGCTTGCGGGCCAGGTTCTATGGAGCGAAGTGGGCAAATGCTCCTCAGGGAATATGCAAAGACGCATCCTGTCATCCATATCATTCGAGATCCGGAAAGTATTCAAGCATATCTACAAGCATGGGATACGGATAAAGTTCGCCGTTTTCTTGAGCTTTCCGGTCCTATCTATCGCGCGTGTTCAAACCTTGAgttcttcaatgtctcggAAACCGGCCATGGAGATCTCACTTTAGGGAAAAACGGCCAGCATCATTCACAACTTGAGCTTGAAGTAGATCAACGCTCTCAAACATTCACGCCATTTCTGACTCTTAAACGGTTGCAACGTGATTTTGTTCGTTTCATTGCTTTCGCTACTGGGAATGCTACCGACCTGAGTAACCAACATGCATCGTTCCCACTCTCTACGCAACCTGTCGAAACGCGGGTCTTTACTTACGCTGTATCTGTACCTATTTCCACTCTTTTCACCAGGGATCTCAATATTGAGGATTTGGAATCGACTGCAGATGCCTTCGAGCTAAAGATCGATGTCACAGAAGGCCCTTCCTCCCGTTTAGGGCTCGAGTCGACCCTTGCGGATAGGATTAGCCAAACTATGGCTACCATTCGGCGCAACATTGTTGTCCCTCTGATATACCATGTTGAAAGCGATGTAGGCCTGGTTGGCTCAGCATCACCGCATAACGAGCCGTTGCACTGTTCGAGTACCGCCTATTTGAATCTGATGCACCATGGTTTACGATTGGCTCCTGACTTCATAACGGTTGACCTGTCTTATGATGACGGTGTCTTATCGCAAATCATCGCTGCAAAGGGGTCAAGCAAAGTCATTGGGCATTTCGCTTCTGTCCAATATGTTGAGCAAGGCTGGGACGGTCCTGTCTACCTAGAGCTGTACGAACGCGCCAAACGACTCGGATGCGATATAGTTCGATTGACACAGCCGGCATCATCAATGGACGATAACCACGCTGTCCAACGCTTCCGTCATCGTATCCAAGCTCTCCCTGGCCCGCAGTTGCCGCTTATAGCTTACAATTCAGGCTCGTTGGGTCGGCTGTCTTGCTGTTTTAACCCGATATTGACCCCCGTGATTAATGAAGCCCTGCTGCCTGAAACCCAAACGAAGAACCTGCCTTGCCTCACGTTACGTGAGGCACAAGAAGCACTCTATGCTTCCTTCGCTCTGGACCCGATGCAGTTCTTCGTTTTCGGTGCCAATGTAACTTACAGTTTGTCTCCAGCTATGCACAATGCGGCGTATAAGGCATGTGGGATGCCACACGTATATAGTCTCCACCAATCACCATCTCTGCGAGGCCTGAACGAGTTGGTAGCAAACCCGAACTTTGGTGGAACCAGTGTCAGTCTGCCTTACAAGACAGAAGCTATCCCGCTCCTTCATTCAATGTCCCCTCATGCCCGGGCAATAGGGGCCGTTAATACACTGATACCAATCCGGGATCTAGAGGATTCCGCTCTTGTTTCCAAAGGGTCCTCCTTATATTTGGAGAAAAGCCGGGCAGGGCCGATAAAAGGCTTACATGGAGACAACACTGATTGGATTGGCATCTGCAATTGCCTTCGACGGGGACTTTCACCTGCCAACGCAATTCGTCCGTCATCTACTGGCCTAGTCATTGGTTCAGGTGGTATGGCTCGTGCTGCCGTATACTCTATGATCCACTTGGGTGTGCAGAACATATTCGTATGGAACCGTACCTTTGCCAGTGCCGAGAAGCTAGCATACCATTACAACCGACAAAACCTCCCTACGCATAGCAACAACGCGCCAACGACTCACTCGACCGTTCATGTTCTACGCTCACTACAAGATACTTGGCCTGCTAACTACAACCCCCCAACCGTGATATGTTCATGCATACCAGCACACAGCATCGGGGGTCAGCCAGCCCCCAACTTTAGGATACCCTCTCAGTGGCTTGGAAGCCCTACCGGGGGAGTTGTGGTCGAG CTGGCTTATAAGCCCCTCGATACCCCGTTGGTAAAGCAAATGCGAGCTCTTTCTCACCGCGGTTGGGTTGCGTTGGACGGCCTTGATGTCCTTCCAGAGCAAGGATTCGCCCAATTCGAGCTCTTCACGGGGCGTCGCGCCCCTCGGCGTCTAATGCGGACTATTGTACTCCAAGAATATAAGGCAGAAGAGGGACAAGATGACCAGAATGCAATTCAAAGCAGGCTTGAAAGCTTGGATGGACAGCCTACCTGA
- a CDS encoding putative cytosolic Cu/Zn superoxide dismutase (predicted protein), protein MHCGMDYHIHDNPVPKDGNCYATGGHLDPYKRGDQPPCNTTVPQTCQVGDISGKHGPVWTADGNFEVLYRDFFLSNVEDTIAFFGNRSVVVHLPDNKRINCGNFHLVSDGEEKKKKKKKEEAKEDQGC, encoded by the exons ATGCACTGCGGAATGG ACTATCACATTCACGACAACCCGGTGCCGAAAGATGGCAACTGCTATGCCACCGGTGGACACCTGGATCCTTACAAGCGCGGTGACCAGCCTCCTTGCAATACAACCGTACCTCAGACATGTCAAGTCGGCGACATAAGCGGAAAACATGGACCTGTCTGGACTGCCGATGGCAACTTCGAAGTCTTGTACAGGGACTTCTTCCTTTCGAATGTGGAAGACACTATCGCCTTTTTCGGTAACCGCTCGGTCGTTGTCCATCTGCCTGATAACAAAAGGATCAACTGTGGTAACTTCCACCTGGTGTCCgatggggaggagaagaagaagaagaagaagaaggaagaggcGAAGGAAGACCAGGGTTGTTGA
- a CDS encoding putative flavin-binding monooxygenase (predicted flavoprotein involved in K+ transport): MSLAQNHYVIKLPVTPSRTRSLEPRAIAQQWIANLDVLLNRGDFSQLPELFHQESWWRDMLALAWDLRTIQNCNNIEDYLRQNQPRSQLSAFRLQHEGKFQPTFDRPVEGLSWISSMFFFETRVGRGTGVLRLTQNDAGAWKAYSIYTSLQEFKDFEEPLGSKRPEGTIETMPGGLSQGNWLERRQRQLEFMDEEPTTLVVGAGQAGLNMGARLQSLGVSCLIVDRNERIGDNWRKRYRSKNPANKTLLQTLVTHDPAEFTHMAYLPFPKNWPQFTPKDKLGDWFEAYASIMELNVWLQTSIKSAVYDDAKAQWSVVVTRGDGSERTLHPRHLIWCTGHSGEPKVPTFPGQPQFKGQVYHGSQHNDASKHDVRGKKVVVVGTGNSGHDIAQNFYENGAQVTMLQRSGTYVITAEKGVFMMHEGLHEDNGPPTEEADIMSESLPYPVQFALAVHFTKRAYAAERDILEGLQKAGFELDFGVDGAGISRAYMTRGGGYYIDVGCSPLIADGKIKVKRSPKGITGFNEHSLILEDGSSLEADIVVLATGYDNMRTTVRKILGDTVADRCKDVWDLDEEGEVNAVRSLAHLTLTVYPFLYPTIHSVSILSAQLAILTVIQMWRPSGHPGFWFHGGNLALCRIYSKFLALQIKAIEAGLVSQGQDQTQPKL, encoded by the exons ATGTCTCTTGCTCAAAATCATTACGTTATCAAGCTCCCCGTGACACCTTCGAGGACTAGATCCCTAGAACCCCGTGCAATTGCCCAACAGTGGATCGCGAATCTAGATGTTCTCCTTAACCGTGGAGACTTTTCGCAGCTCCCAGAGCTCTTTCACCAAGAGTCCTGGTGGAGAGACATGCTAGCCTTGGCTTGGGACCTTCGTACGATTCAGAATTGCAACAACATTGAAGACTACCTTCGCCAGAATCAACCACGATCTCAACTTTCGGCCTTCCGTCTGCAACATGAGGGCAAGTTTCAGCCCACATTCGACAGGCCAGTGGAAGGCCTAAGCTGGATATCTTCCATGTTCTTTTTTGAGACCCGTGTCGGACGCGGAACCGGCGTTCTTCGTCTCACTCAGAACGACGCCGGAGCATGGAAAGCCTACTCAATCTACACTTCGCTACAAGAGTTTAAAGACTTCGAGGAGCCTCTTGGATCAAAAAGACCAGAAGGAACTATCGAAACAATGCCGGGAGGTCTTAGTCAAGGGAATTGGCTAGAAAGACGCCAGAGACAGCTCGAGTTCATGGATGAGGAGCCTACTACACTTGTTGTGGGCGCTG GTCAAGCTGGTCTTAATATGGGTGCCCGACTTCAATCCCTCGGTGTTTCCTGCCTGATAGTCGACCGGAATGAGAGGATCGGCGACAACTGGAGAAAGCGCTACAGG TCCAAGAACCCTGCTAATAAGACGTTACTCCAGACTCTAGTAACCCACGATCCGGCAGAATTTACTCACATGGCGTACCTTCCTTTCCCAAAAAACTGGCCGCAATTCACCCCAAAAGATAAGCTTGGCGACTGGTTCGAAGCATATGCTAGCATCATGGAGCTGAACGTGTGGCTCCAGACCAGTATCAAATCTGCGGTATATGATGACGCAAAAGCACAATGGTCAGTGGTTGTAACCCGAGGTGATGGGTCCGAGCGAACCCTCCATCCACGCCATCTCATCTGGTGCACCGGTCACTCCGGTGAACCAAAGGTTCCGACTTTCCCAGGACAACCCCAGTTCAAGGGGCAAGTATACCACGGTAGTCAACACAACGATGCATCCAAGCATGACGTtagaggaaagaaagttgTCGTCGTAGGTACTGGGAACAGCGGACACGACATTGCTCAGAACTTCTACGAGAACGGTGCACAAGTAACAATGCTCCAAAGAAGTGGAACGTATGTCATCACAGCAGAGAAGGGTGTCTTTATGATGCACGAGGGCCTGCACGAAGACAACGG ACCACCAACAGAAGAAGCCGACATCATGTCAGAAAGCCTCCCATACCCAGTTCAATTCGCGCTCGCCGTTCACTTCACAAAGAGGGCATACGCTGCGGAAAGAGACATCTTGGAGGGCCTCCAAAAAGCAGGTTTTGAGCTCGACTTCGGCGTAGACGGCGCCGGCATCTCCCGCGCATACATGACTCGAGGCGGAGGTTACTACATTGACGTCGGATGTAGTCCGCTCATTGCCGACGGCAAGATCAAGGTCAAGCGTAGTCCCAAGGGAATCACTGGCTTCAATGAGCACAGTCTGATCCTGGAAGACGGCAGCTCTCTTGAAGCAGACATAGTCGTCCTTGCTACCGGATACGATAACATGCGGACCACCGTCCGCAAGATTCTAGGTGATACAGTCGCAGACCGGTGCAAGGATGTTTGGGATcttgatgaggaaggagaggttAATGCGGTACGTTCTCTTGCTCATCTTACGCTTACGGTTTACCCTTTCCTCTACCCTACCATACACTCAGTAAGCATATTGTCAGCACAACTTGCAATACTAACAGTAATACAGATGTGGCGACCCTCCGGTCACCCGGGCTTCTGGTTCCATGGAGGAAACCTAGCTCTATGCCGTATCTATTCTAAATTCCTGGCTCTGCAGATCAAGGCTATAGAAGCAGGTTTAGTCTCCCAGGGACAGGATCAGACTCAGCCGAAATTGTAG
- a CDS encoding DUF3405 domain-containing protein (predicted protein), with translation MTGKTRRHASAYNSRDAVVDVEKQPFRQKHHRRHSHSSFDSDSGDDSVTSSAASYQPMLDGPARRRPRPVTGFYRVPNRIMRRLCFGLLVALVLFILTLFRFTIRSSVTQVPLEIPKTTPKPPQWESFPFLKRYHGGLRSLVPRKGQVPEYPGDNPDVMGLGGDAEANATNLQARDEALPVLSSVFDPYPNYTSPAYIAKYGEKRECFLDVRETMRIPLVHHYPGVPRGFPEAVMGSNEVIGIQDDVCFDRFGRLAPYGLGYSVRKGGIGAGLEGHREGAEHVWDEFPPVDFRKVDWAAAQNRCLVANGHRFKDLPQPRSNRFLSMPIGVRDLSNKPLEADPVEPEQPQAGTGRLPRTAVIIRTWHDFHYTPEDILYLRSLISELSLLSGGEYTIHFLVHVKDENLQIWSDDETYERVLKDALPEEFRGMGTLWSERQMSLLYPGLEETWTRGLPIHGVYRSSHMPTQYFAQQHPEYDYYWNWEMDARYTGHWYHLFDKVSSWARAQPRKELWERNARFYVPDVHGTWEDFKHMVRVQTEIGTNSPNNLWSAPRPGQDQSPGDKARLHQQGDKAIWGPERPDERDILEVEGEGIPPTTMDKDRYDWGVDEEADLIVFNPLYDPEGTSWLLRDDVTGYNKENSMPPRRAAIITASRLSRKLLHTMHQEMIHKRHSMFSEMWPATTALHHGFKAVYVPHSVYIDRRWPTKYLESVFNAGRNGASGGARTSVFGDREHNFRGTTWFYSAGFSPNLWRRWLGYKVDNDGGELAELAGEGRMCLPPMLLHPVKDVEMIIDDGANEVDPPL, from the coding sequence ATGACGGGTAAGACGAGGAGGCATGCCTCCGCGTACAACAGCCGAGACGCGGTGGTAGATGTCGAGAAACAGCCCTTCCGGCAGAAACACCATCGACGACATAGTCATAGCTCTTTCGACTCAGATAGTGGCGACGACTCTGTTACCTCCTCCGCCGCTTCCTATCAACCCATGCTTGACGGTCCGGCACGCCGCCGGCCGCGGCCCGTGACGGGGTTCTATCGTGTACCCAATCGGATAATGAGACGACTTTGCTTTGGGTTGCTCGTCGCGCTCGTActcttcatcctcaccctATTTCGATTCACAATCCGATCTTCCGTTACACAGGTCCCCCTCGAGATCCCAAAGACCACGCCAAAACCGCCCCAGTGGGAGAGTTTCCCTTTTCTAAAGAGGTATCATGGTGGGCTGCGGTCCCTGGTGCCGCGTAAAGGTCAGGTACCTGAATACCCGGGTGACAACCCAGATGTGATGGGATTGGGAGGCGATGCCGAAGCGAATGCAACAAATCTCCAAGCTCGAGATGAGGCTCTGCCTGTTTTAAGTTCAGTTTTCGATCCTTACCCCAATTACACCTCGCCGGCATACATTGCAAAATACGGCGAGAAACGGGAATGCTTCTTGGACGTAAGAGAAACAATGCGCATTCCTCTGGTTCACCACTACCCTGGTGTACCTCGTGGATTTCCAGAAGCCGTCATGGGCTCAAACGAAGTGATAGGTATTCAGGATGATGTCTGCTTTGACCGCTTTGGCCGCTTGGCCCCCTATGGACTGGGATATAGTGTCAGGAAAGGTGGCATTGGTGCTGGCTTGGAGGGCCATAGAGAGGGGGCAGAGCATGTTTGGGATGAATTCCCACCAGTGGACTTTCGTAAAGTCGACTGGGCTGCTGCTCAGAATCGATGCCTGGTAGCAAATGGTCATCGCTTCAAAGACCTCCCACAGCCGCGTTCGAACCGCTTCCTGTCCATGCCTATCGGTGTTCGAGATTTGAGCAACAAACCTCTTGAAGCTGATCCTGTCGAACCTGAGCAGCCTCAAGCGGGGACCGGGCGTTTGCCTCGAACCGCGGTTATCATACGCACCTGGCATGACTTTCATTATACTCCCGAGGATATATTGTATCTGCGATCGTTGATCTCCGAACTCTCTCTGCTTTCCGGTGGCGAGTACACGATTCACTTTTTAGTGCAtgtcaaggatgagaatcTCCAGATCTGGTCTGATGATGAGACGTATGAGCGGGTGCTAAAGGATGCCCTGCCAGAAGAATTCCGTGGCATGGGTACTCTTTGGTCGGAGCGACAGATGTCCCTTCTGTACCCCGGACTGGAAGAAACATGGACCCGGGGGCTCCCCATTCATGGCGTATACCGTAGCAGCCACATGCCCACTCAGTACTTTGCGCAGCAGCATCCGGAATATGATTACTATTGGAACTGGGAGATGGATGCGCGCTACACCGGTCACTGGTACCACCTCTTCGACAAGGTTTCCAGCTGGGCGCGGGCGCAGCCACGGAAGGAGTTATGGGAGAGGAACGCTCGCTTTTATGTCCCCGATGTCCATGGAACCTGGGAGGATTTCAAACATATGGTACGGGTGCAGACTGAGATTGGCACCAACAGCCCTAACAACTTGTGGAGTGCGCCCCGTCCCGGGCAGGACCAGTCTCCGGGGGATAAAGCTCGCCTCCATCAGCAGGGAGATAAAGCTATCTGGGGTCCGGAGCGGCCCGATGAACGCGATATCCTTGAAGTTGAGGGAGAAGGGATCCCACCGACCACGATGGACAAGGATCGGTACGATTGGGGCGTCGATGAGGAGGCGGACTTGATCGTTTTCAACCCTCTCTACGACCCCGAAGGAACAAGCTGGCTCCTCCGCGACGACGTGACAGGATACAACAAGGAAAACAGCATGCCTCCACGTCGTGCGGCTATTATCACTGCGTCCAGACTTTCGCGCAAACTGCTGCACACCATGCACCAGGAGATGATCCACAAACGCCACAGTATGTTTTCCGAGATGTGGCCCGCCACCACCGCCTTGCACCACGGGTTCAAGGCAGTCTATGTGCCCCATTCAGTCTACATTGACCGCAGATGGCCGACTAAATACCTCGAGTCCGTGTTTAATGCAGGCCGCAACGGCGCATCGGGCGGTGCCAGAACATCTGTCTTTGGAGACCGCGAGCACAACTTCAGGGGCACCACATGGTTCTACTCAGCCGGCTTCTCGCCGAACCTCTGGAGACGCTGGCTGGGCTACAAGGTCGACAACGACGGTGGCGAGCTAGCTGAACTAGCCGGTGAAGGCAGAATGTGTCTTCCCCCTATGCTTCTCCATCCTGTCAAGGACGTGGAAATGATCATCGACGACGGTGCCAACGAAGTCGACCCACCTTTGTGA